A DNA window from Primulina tabacum isolate GXHZ01 chromosome 12, ASM2559414v2, whole genome shotgun sequence contains the following coding sequences:
- the LOC142520559 gene encoding uncharacterized protein LOC142520559 → MSGWCMSRAATRVCIRVRSRVRVRSPSQHYENTASFIKEEEKSELSNQINKLGLEGSSSASECGNRVMVVVDSSPEARGALDWVLSHTVQSQDKIILLHVAKQDATKNGETNQPAYNLLRSSKSMCQLKRPEVQVEMAVREGKEKGQIIVEEAKRLKASLLVLGQQKQSLLWRLRLIWNIKKRNRVVDYCIQYANCMTIAVRRKNRKYGGYLITTKRHKNFWLLA, encoded by the exons ATGTCGGGCTGGTGTATGAGTCGTGCTGCGACTCGTGTCTGTATTCGCGTCCGCTCTCGTGTTCGTGTCCGTTCGCCTTCCCAACATTATGAGAATACTGCGAGTTTTATCAAGGAAGAAGAGAAATCCGAGTTGTCGAATCAAATCAACAAATTGGGTTTGGAAGGTAGTTCATCTGCGTCTGAATGTGGGAACAGAGTCATGGTCGTGGTTGATTCGAGCCCAGAGGCTAGAGGAGCGCTGGATTGGGTGCTCTCTCATACTGTTCAAAGCCAGGATAAAATCATTCTTCTGCATGTTGCAAAACAAG ATGCAACAAAAAATGGGGAAACCAATCAACCGGCGTATAATCTTCTTCGCTCGTCAAAAAGTATGTGCCAGTTAAAAAGACCTGAG GTGCAAGTTGAGATGGCAGTACGAGAAGGAAAGGAAAAGGGACAAATTATCGTTGAAGAAGCTAAAAGACTGAAGGCCTCACTGCTAGTTCTGGGGCAGCAAAAGCAATCACTGTTATGGCGTCTACGGTTGATATGGAACATAAAAAAAAGAAACCGAGTAGTTGATTACTGCATCCAATATGCTAACTGCATGACAATAGCTGTAAgaaggaaaaatagaaaatatggAGGCTATTTGATTACAACAAAGCGGCACAAGAATTTTTGGCTTCTTGCTTAG
- the LOC142520558 gene encoding ADP,ATP carrier protein ER-ANT1 — MATHSEKFSVDFLMGGAAAVVAKSAAAPIERVKLLLQNQGELMKRGQLQRPYLGVGNCFKRVLREEGTLSFWRGNQANVIRYFPTQAFNFAFKGYFRSIFGCSKEKDGYFKWFAGNVASGSAAGATTSVFLYHLDYARTRLATDAKECPINGKRQFKGIIDVYSKTLSVDGIGGLYRGFGVSILGITLYRGMYFGIYDTMKPIVLVGPFKDNFLASFFLGWSVTTVSGVCAYPFDTLRRRMMLTSGQSLKYRNAKHAFFEIIRLEGFTALFRGITANMLLGMAGAGVLAGYDQLQRIVYRPPCHNLNSHEAFK, encoded by the exons ATGGCAACACATTCTGAGAAATTTTCTGTGGACTTCCTCATGGGAGGGGCAGCAGCTGTTGTAGCAAAAAGTGCCGCAGCTCCAATTGAGAGGGTGAAGCTTCTCTTGCAGAATCAAggagagttgatgaaaagaggACAGCTTCAAAGACCCTATTTAGGTGTTGGGAATTGTTTCAAGAGGGTCTTAAGAGAGGAGGGTACTTTGTCCTTTTGGAGGGGTAACCAAGCCAATGTTATAAGATATTTTCCCACGCAG GCTTTTAACTTTGCATTTAAAGGTTATTTCCGAAGCATCTTTGGATGTTCAAAAGAGAAAGATGGATATTTTAAGTGGTTTGCTGGAAACGTTGCTTCTGGAAGTGCTGCTGGGGCAACCACCTCAGTATTTCTATATCACCTTGATTATGCTCGGACTCGTTTGGCCACAGATGCTAAGGAGTGCCCTATCAATGGTAAACGCCAGTTTAAGGGGATAATAGATGTCTACAGTAAAACCTTATCAGTTGATGGGATTGGCGGACTCTATAGGGGATTTGGGGTTTCAATTTTGGGAATTACCCTTTATCGAGGAATGTACTTTGGGATCTACGACACGATGAAACCTATTGTGCTGGTTGGACCATTTAAG GACAATTTTCTTGCTAGCTTTTTCTTAGGTTGGAGTGTGACTACTGTCTCTGGGGTCTGTGCATACCCATTTGACACACTAAGACGGAGAATGATGCTGACATCTGGACAATCATTGAAATATCGAAATGCTAAGCATGCgttttttgaaattattcgCCTAGAAGGTTTCACTGCGCTGTTTCGGGGAATCACAGCTAACATGCTACTCGGTATGGCTGGAGCAGGAGTACTTGCCGGATATGATCAACTCCAAAGAATTGTCTACAGACCACCTTGTCATAACCTGAACTCTCATGAAGCTTTCAAATGA